In the Malania oleifera isolate guangnan ecotype guangnan chromosome 1, ASM2987363v1, whole genome shotgun sequence genome, one interval contains:
- the LOC131154426 gene encoding small ribosomal subunit protein eS17-like encodes MGRVRTKTVKKSSRQVIEKYYSRMTLDFHTNKKILQEVAIIPSKRLRNKIAGFSTHLMKRIQKGSVRGISLKLQEEERERRMDFVPEISAIQTDQIEVDKETIDMLASLGMSEIPGLVKVDPVVTAPQPAFQRSGPGGAGRRY; translated from the coding sequence atgggGCGTGTGCGCACCAAGACGGTGAAGAAATCTTCTCGGCAGGTGATCGAGAAGTACTACTCTCGCATGACCCTGGATTTCCACACCAACAAGAAGATCCTCCAAGAAGTGGCCATTATCCCCTCCAAGCGCCTCCGAAACAAGATCGCCGGCTTCTCCACCCACCTCATGAAACGGATCCAGAAGGGTTCTGTCCGAGGCATCTCTCTCAAGCTCCAAGAAGAGGAGCGCGAGCGCCGCATGGACTTCGTCCCAGAAATCTCCGCCATCCAGACCGACCAGATTGAGGTCGATAAGGAGACTATCGACATGCTTGCTTCACTCGGGATGAGTGAGATTCCCGGGCTTGTTAAGGTCGACCCGGTTGTGACCGCGCCCCAACCCGCTTTCCAACGGAGCGGGCCTGGTGGAGCCGGCAGGAGGTATTGA